Proteins from a single region of Streptomyces sp. HUAS 15-9:
- a CDS encoding NCS1 family nucleobase:cation symporter-1, whose product MTDTAPTAIPLTAQVTLADGRVEIAPGAPQPSGPYANEDLLPVPVARRTWTTYNFSALWVGMAHNTASWTLASGLIAVGMDWKQAVFTIALANLIVLVPMLLTGHAGPKYGIPFPVFARAGFGVRGANLPAVVRALVACGWFGIQTWIGGEAIYFLAGKLIGDSWTGASTIGGYAWTMWLSFVIFWAIQVAIIYRGMETIRRFENWAAPFVLVGAFVMLAWMSDKAGGVGPLFDQPSRLGWGGEFWKLFWPSLMGMIGFWSTLSLNIPDFTRYGKSQKAQTWGQALGLPTTMTLFAFLSVLVTSGSQAVYGKPVWDPVQLAAKTDNVVGLLYALVTVLVATLSVNIAANLVSPAFDFSNIAPRRISFRTGALATCVLGVLIFPWKLYSDPQGYIFTWLGLVGGLLGTVAGILIADYWILRRTRLDLTDLYRSGGRYWYAGGWNWRAVVAFLTGGVLAVGGASFKPLIDGRPIPALSSLADYGWAVGLGTSLVLYLALMLLTGGRREEAAV is encoded by the coding sequence ATGACCGACACCGCTCCCACAGCGATACCGTTGACCGCTCAAGTCACCCTCGCCGACGGCCGGGTGGAGATCGCCCCCGGTGCGCCGCAGCCCAGCGGCCCGTACGCCAACGAGGACCTCCTCCCGGTCCCCGTCGCGCGGCGCACCTGGACCACGTACAACTTCTCCGCGCTGTGGGTCGGCATGGCCCACAACACGGCCTCCTGGACCCTGGCCTCCGGGCTCATCGCGGTGGGCATGGACTGGAAACAGGCCGTGTTCACCATCGCCCTGGCCAATCTGATCGTGCTGGTCCCGATGCTGCTCACCGGGCACGCGGGACCGAAGTACGGCATCCCCTTCCCGGTCTTCGCCCGCGCCGGCTTCGGCGTCCGCGGCGCCAACCTCCCTGCCGTCGTACGGGCGTTGGTGGCGTGCGGCTGGTTCGGCATCCAGACCTGGATCGGCGGCGAGGCCATCTACTTCCTGGCCGGGAAGCTGATCGGCGACAGCTGGACGGGCGCCTCGACGATCGGCGGCTACGCCTGGACCATGTGGCTGTCGTTCGTGATCTTCTGGGCGATCCAGGTCGCGATCATCTACCGGGGCATGGAGACGATCCGCCGCTTCGAGAACTGGGCCGCGCCCTTCGTGCTGGTCGGTGCGTTCGTGATGCTGGCCTGGATGAGCGACAAGGCGGGCGGCGTCGGACCCCTCTTCGACCAGCCCTCCCGGCTGGGCTGGGGCGGGGAGTTCTGGAAGCTGTTCTGGCCGTCCCTGATGGGCATGATCGGCTTCTGGTCCACGCTGTCCCTGAACATCCCGGACTTCACCCGTTACGGCAAGAGCCAGAAGGCGCAGACGTGGGGACAGGCCCTCGGTCTGCCGACGACGATGACCCTGTTCGCCTTCCTCTCCGTGCTGGTCACGTCCGGTTCGCAGGCCGTGTACGGCAAGCCGGTGTGGGACCCGGTCCAGCTGGCCGCCAAGACCGACAACGTGGTGGGTCTGCTGTACGCCCTGGTCACCGTCCTGGTGGCGACGCTGTCCGTGAACATCGCGGCGAACCTGGTCTCGCCCGCGTTCGACTTCTCCAACATCGCGCCCCGGAGGATCAGTTTCCGCACCGGCGCGCTCGCCACCTGCGTCCTCGGCGTGCTGATCTTCCCCTGGAAGCTGTACTCCGACCCGCAGGGCTACATCTTCACCTGGCTCGGGCTGGTCGGCGGTCTGCTCGGTACGGTCGCGGGCATTCTCATCGCCGACTACTGGATCCTGCGCCGCACCCGCCTCGACCTCACCGACCTGTACCGCTCCGGCGGGCGCTACTGGTACGCGGGCGGCTGGAACTGGCGGGCGGTCGTGGCCTTCCTGACCGGCGGTGTGCTGGCCGTCGGCGGCGCCAGCTTCAAGCCGCTGATCGACGGCAGACCCATTCCGGCGCTCTCCTCCCTGGCCGACTACGGCTGGGCGGTCGGTCTCGGCACCTCGCTCGTGCTGTATCTGGCGCTGATGCTGCTGACCGGCGGCCGGAGGGAGGAGGCCGCCGTCTGA
- a CDS encoding erythromycin esterase family protein, giving the protein MSEEVRRWLKENALPLRDARAEVSEPDHGDLEPLRETLDDVRVLGMGEATHGTAEFFRLKHRLLRFLVEEMGCTALAMEASASAARAVDDYVLHGTGDAADALAGLGFWTWRTREVLDVVEWMREHNQSVPRERAVRFVGIDPQVCGPSLTALDAALRTLAPERADLTGGLLGTLADAKPGSLTGPGRQILAEARGLVRFLEEGRAGLAARAGADTVDDALAHAHRIVAAADVASRPPRGDGGEPGALAVRDRYMAQEVISLEERSPGKVAVWAHNGHVMTGCYAGDVPAMGQHLRSHYGERYYALGLLFGEGAFRARPGNSATRAPRKHTIGSAGPRSVEGRLASVTPKDHLVDLRGGRARPAVAQWLEDRQFVRSFGAGVPRVTYRLSLTPTVLAQEYDGLAYVARSTPSAPLP; this is encoded by the coding sequence ATGAGCGAGGAAGTGCGGCGGTGGCTGAAGGAGAACGCGCTGCCGTTGCGGGACGCGCGCGCCGAGGTGTCGGAACCGGATCACGGTGACCTGGAGCCGTTGCGAGAGACCCTGGACGACGTACGCGTTCTGGGGATGGGCGAGGCGACGCACGGGACCGCCGAGTTCTTCCGGCTCAAGCATCGATTACTGCGGTTCCTCGTCGAGGAAATGGGGTGCACCGCCCTGGCGATGGAGGCCAGCGCCTCGGCCGCGCGGGCCGTCGACGACTATGTGCTGCACGGCACCGGTGACGCCGCCGACGCACTCGCCGGGCTCGGCTTCTGGACCTGGCGGACCCGCGAGGTGCTCGACGTCGTCGAGTGGATGCGGGAGCACAACCAGTCCGTTCCGCGCGAGCGCGCCGTGCGGTTCGTCGGCATCGACCCGCAGGTCTGCGGCCCCTCCCTGACCGCCCTCGACGCCGCGCTGCGCACACTGGCGCCGGAACGGGCGGACCTCACCGGCGGACTCCTCGGCACCCTGGCGGACGCCAAACCGGGATCCCTCACCGGCCCGGGGCGGCAGATCCTAGCCGAGGCGCGGGGACTTGTGCGCTTCCTCGAAGAGGGCCGGGCCGGACTCGCCGCACGCGCCGGAGCCGACACGGTCGACGACGCGCTCGCCCACGCACACAGGATCGTGGCCGCGGCCGACGTGGCCTCGCGGCCGCCGCGCGGCGACGGCGGGGAACCGGGCGCACTGGCCGTCCGGGACCGGTACATGGCGCAGGAAGTTATCTCCCTCGAGGAGCGGTCGCCCGGCAAAGTGGCCGTATGGGCCCACAACGGCCATGTCATGACGGGTTGTTACGCGGGAGACGTACCCGCGATGGGGCAACACCTCAGAAGCCACTACGGGGAGCGCTACTACGCCCTCGGCCTGCTCTTCGGCGAGGGCGCCTTCCGCGCCCGCCCCGGGAACTCCGCGACGCGCGCGCCCAGGAAGCACACCATCGGTTCGGCGGGCCCGCGGTCGGTCGAGGGCCGGCTCGCCTCGGTCACACCGAAGGATCACCTCGTCGACCTGCGAGGCGGCCGGGCACGGCCCGCTGTCGCACAGTGGCTGGAGGACCGCCAGTTCGTACGGTCCTTCGGCGCCGGGGTGCCGCGCGTGACGTACCGCTTGTCCCTGACTCCGACGGTGCTCGCCCAGGAGTACGACGGGCTGGCGTACGTGGCCCGCTCGACGCCCTCGGCTCCGCTGCCCTGA
- a CDS encoding PucR family transcriptional regulator has protein sequence MAGNKLTVGDLLSFPALQLSVKAGRGGLGRSVSWAHASELDDPTPWLLGAEVIMTTGLAVPRTAAGQRAYLERLDDAGVSALALSAQLHMPPLHDAFFRAAEERGFPILEVPLAVPFIAVAQEIAASIQEDAGHRLGAQLQVFGALRWLVAEDLDTPALMRRLEDLSGYDVYLCTPQGRPLLPGVPAPDPAVLPASVDAPPTVPGGFVLPVPAPGGPAGFLVAYERQGAQPAGLAVAQHIATVAALRLAMVRNERETLRREGAETLAELLQEVLDPESARRRLARHAIEGDTVLLVVRRTTDEALLRCLEDHPHLLLTRGEDRYVLGAPELAAAIGGLPAVAAGMSRPVLPGAALKVAQREALWAVSKAVESGRPVVRYGDDSTGRWLPDDPAVLTALVEHVLGDVLRYDEAHDSQLLVSARTWMERDRRTETAAAALHIHPNTLAYRLRRFGVLADRDLTSTGALAEVWLAIQAAGTLGLTD, from the coding sequence GTGGCCGGCAACAAACTCACCGTCGGGGACCTGCTCTCCTTCCCGGCACTCCAGCTGTCCGTGAAGGCCGGCCGTGGCGGTCTGGGCCGGTCGGTGTCCTGGGCGCACGCCAGCGAGCTCGACGATCCGACACCCTGGCTCCTGGGAGCCGAGGTGATCATGACGACGGGTCTGGCGGTCCCCCGTACCGCGGCCGGACAACGCGCCTATCTGGAGCGGCTGGACGATGCCGGGGTGTCCGCTCTCGCGCTCTCCGCGCAGCTGCACATGCCCCCGCTGCACGACGCGTTCTTCCGGGCGGCGGAGGAACGGGGGTTCCCCATACTCGAAGTGCCGCTCGCCGTTCCGTTCATCGCTGTCGCCCAGGAGATCGCGGCCTCGATCCAGGAGGACGCCGGGCACCGGCTGGGCGCGCAGCTCCAGGTCTTCGGCGCGCTGCGCTGGCTGGTCGCCGAGGACCTCGACACACCGGCCCTGATGCGCCGCCTCGAAGACCTGTCGGGTTACGACGTCTACCTCTGCACGCCCCAGGGCCGCCCGCTCCTGCCCGGAGTTCCCGCGCCGGACCCCGCTGTCCTGCCCGCTTCCGTCGACGCTCCACCGACCGTCCCCGGCGGATTCGTCCTTCCGGTGCCGGCGCCCGGCGGCCCGGCAGGCTTTCTCGTCGCGTACGAGCGTCAGGGCGCCCAACCCGCGGGGCTCGCCGTCGCCCAGCACATCGCCACCGTGGCGGCGCTGCGACTGGCGATGGTGCGCAACGAACGTGAGACGCTGCGCCGCGAGGGCGCGGAGACGCTGGCCGAACTCCTGCAAGAAGTGCTCGACCCGGAGTCGGCACGCCGCCGGCTCGCCCGCCACGCGATCGAGGGCGACACCGTGCTCCTCGTGGTGCGCCGCACCACCGACGAGGCGCTCCTGCGCTGTCTGGAGGACCATCCCCATCTGCTGCTCACCCGCGGCGAGGACCGCTACGTCCTGGGGGCGCCGGAGCTGGCGGCGGCCATCGGTGGACTGCCTGCCGTGGCAGCCGGGATGAGCCGCCCGGTCCTGCCGGGCGCCGCGCTGAAGGTCGCCCAGCGCGAGGCGCTCTGGGCGGTCTCCAAGGCCGTGGAGTCGGGCCGCCCCGTCGTCCGGTACGGCGACGACTCGACGGGCCGGTGGCTTCCCGACGACCCCGCTGTCCTGACCGCACTGGTCGAACACGTGCTCGGCGACGTCCTGCGCTACGACGAGGCTCATGACTCACAGCTGCTGGTCTCCGCCCGCACCTGGATGGAGCGCGACCGCCGTACCGAGACGGCTGCGGCGGCGCTCCACATCCATCCGAACACCCTCGCCTACCGGCTGCGCCGCTTCGGCGTTCTCGCCGACCGTGACCTGACGTCGACAGGGGCCCTGGCCGAGGTCTGGCTGGCGATCCAGGCGGCGGGGACGCTGGGCCTCACCGACTGA
- a CDS encoding purine-cytosine permease family protein: MTTAITEIETYGVERIPDEDRAARPIDLFRLAFGGANTFATCVLGAFPVLFGLSFWQGLAATVLGLVAGALLLAPMALFGPTNGTNNAVSSSAHLGVHGRVVGSFLSLLTAIAFFSISVWSSGDALVGGAHRLAHVPESDVSYGIAYAIFAGLVLVVCIYGFRFMLLVNKIAVLAASALFVLGAFAFVGDFDPGYAGAFSSTSDPLFWPSFVGAALIVLSNPVSFGAFLGDWSRYIPAGAPRRRVMGAAFLAQIATLLPFVFGLATASIIAEKATKYVDPAAPNYVGGLLAISPGWYFLPLCLIALIGGLSTGTTSLYGTGLDFSSVFPRFSRVQATFFIGVLSIAFIFVGRFALNLAQSISTFATLIITCTAPWMIVMTLGYVTRRGWYDAEALQVFNRRQRGGRYWFTHGWNWRGMSAWLISAVVALLFTNLPGQFVGPLGDLAGGTDISLPVGLGLAVVLYLALLTLFPEPRAVYGPAGPRIVRASDVPVAPITGGTEETVTEPAVAH; this comes from the coding sequence ATGACGACCGCGATCACCGAAATCGAGACCTATGGCGTCGAGCGGATCCCGGACGAGGACCGCGCGGCCCGCCCGATCGATCTGTTCCGGCTCGCCTTCGGTGGTGCCAACACCTTCGCGACCTGTGTGCTGGGCGCCTTCCCCGTCCTCTTCGGCCTCTCTTTCTGGCAGGGGCTCGCGGCGACCGTCCTCGGCCTGGTCGCGGGTGCGCTGCTGCTGGCCCCGATGGCACTGTTCGGTCCCACCAACGGCACCAACAACGCCGTCTCCTCCTCGGCGCACCTGGGTGTGCACGGCCGGGTCGTCGGCTCGTTCCTCTCCCTGCTCACCGCCATCGCGTTCTTCTCGATCTCGGTGTGGTCCTCGGGGGACGCGCTCGTCGGCGGCGCGCACCGGCTCGCCCACGTACCCGAGTCGGACGTCAGCTACGGCATCGCGTACGCGATCTTCGCCGGGCTCGTCCTGGTCGTCTGCATCTACGGCTTCCGGTTCATGCTGCTGGTCAACAAGATCGCGGTGCTCGCGGCTTCGGCACTCTTCGTGCTCGGCGCCTTCGCCTTCGTGGGCGACTTCGACCCCGGCTACGCGGGAGCCTTCTCCTCCACCTCCGACCCGCTGTTCTGGCCGTCGTTCGTCGGCGCCGCGCTGATCGTGCTGTCCAACCCGGTCTCCTTCGGCGCGTTCCTCGGTGACTGGTCCCGCTACATCCCGGCCGGGGCACCGCGCCGCCGGGTGATGGGGGCCGCGTTCCTCGCCCAGATCGCCACCCTGCTGCCGTTCGTCTTCGGCCTGGCCACCGCGTCGATCATCGCGGAGAAGGCCACGAAGTACGTCGACCCGGCAGCCCCCAACTACGTGGGCGGGCTGCTCGCGATCTCGCCCGGCTGGTACTTCCTGCCGCTCTGCCTGATCGCCCTGATCGGCGGCCTGTCCACCGGCACGACGTCCCTGTACGGCACGGGTCTCGACTTCTCCAGCGTCTTCCCGCGCTTCAGCCGCGTCCAGGCCACCTTCTTCATCGGCGTCCTGTCCATCGCGTTCATCTTCGTCGGCCGTTTCGCGCTCAACCTCGCCCAGTCCATCTCCACCTTCGCCACGCTGATCATCACCTGTACGGCACCCTGGATGATCGTCATGACGCTCGGCTATGTCACCCGGCGCGGCTGGTACGACGCCGAGGCGCTGCAGGTCTTCAACCGCCGCCAGCGCGGCGGCCGTTACTGGTTCACGCACGGCTGGAACTGGCGCGGGATGTCCGCCTGGCTGATCTCCGCCGTCGTGGCGCTGCTCTTCACCAACCTGCCCGGCCAGTTCGTCGGCCCGCTGGGCGACCTCGCGGGTGGCACGGACATCTCACTGCCGGTCGGCCTCGGCCTCGCGGTCGTGCTCTACCTGGCCCTGCTCACCCTGTTCCCCGAGCCGCGCGCCGTTTACGGGCCGGCCGGACCCCGCATCGTCCGGGCGTCGGACGTCCCGGTGGCGCCGATCACCGGCGGCACCGAGGAGACCGTCACCGAGCCCGCCGTGGCCCACTGA
- a CDS encoding YybH family protein gives MSTTTVQDIRAAAGALVAAFAEGRLDDYCGAFAPDATFVFHTTVQRLGSTAEYRALWQRWVEEDGFRILGCTSSAQLIQHFGDTAVFTHDVETRIATHAGEETLQERETIVFARTDDGGWTAVHEHLSARPAA, from the coding sequence ATGAGCACCACCACCGTCCAGGACATCAGGGCCGCCGCCGGCGCGCTCGTCGCCGCCTTCGCCGAGGGCCGACTCGACGACTACTGCGGCGCCTTCGCCCCCGACGCGACCTTCGTCTTCCACACCACCGTGCAGCGGCTCGGCTCCACGGCCGAGTACCGCGCGCTCTGGCAGCGGTGGGTGGAAGAGGACGGCTTCCGCATCCTCGGCTGCACGTCGTCCGCCCAGCTGATCCAGCACTTCGGCGACACCGCCGTCTTCACCCACGACGTGGAGACCCGGATCGCCACCCACGCCGGCGAGGAGACCCTCCAGGAACGGGAGACCATCGTCTTCGCCCGCACCGACGACGGCGGCTGGACGGCCGTCCACGAGCACCTGTCCGCCCGACCCGCCGCCTGA
- a CDS encoding gamma-aminobutyraldehyde dehydrogenase, giving the protein MSTTFRNYIDGVPVDASDGRTLDVVNPATGDVYATSPLSGAADVDAAMAAAARAFPFWRDTTPSVRQRALLKIADGMEAWADELLAAECRDTGKPLHLTRSEELIPAIDQVRFFAGAARMLEGRSAGEYMKGMTSIVRREPVGVCAQVAPWNYPLLMAVWKFAPALAAGNTVVLKPSDTTPASTVLMAGIIGSVLTELGLPRGIFNVVCGDRETGRLMVEHPTPAMASITGSVRAGTQVAESASKDLKRVHLELGGKAPAVVFEDADLTEAIEDLVVGGFFNAGQDCTAATRVLVHESVHDEFVAALAKAAADTRTGLPDDEDVLYGPLNNADQLARVSGFIERLPGHAKVEAGGHQVGDKGYFYAPTVVSGLKQDDEIVQQEVFGPVITVQSFTDEAQAVRYANGVDYAPASSVWTKDHARAMRMSKNLDFGCVWINTHMALVAEMPHGGFKKSGYGKDLSAYGFEDYTRIKHVMTSL; this is encoded by the coding sequence ATGAGCACCACGTTCCGCAACTACATCGACGGTGTGCCCGTCGATGCCTCGGACGGCCGCACGCTCGATGTGGTGAACCCCGCCACCGGTGACGTCTACGCGACCTCCCCGCTCTCGGGCGCGGCGGACGTCGACGCGGCGATGGCGGCCGCGGCCAGGGCGTTCCCCTTCTGGCGCGACACCACACCGTCGGTGCGGCAGCGGGCGCTGCTGAAGATCGCCGACGGGATGGAGGCATGGGCGGACGAACTCCTCGCCGCGGAGTGCCGGGACACCGGCAAGCCGCTGCACCTCACCCGCAGCGAGGAACTGATTCCCGCCATCGATCAGGTCCGCTTCTTCGCGGGCGCGGCACGCATGCTGGAGGGCCGCAGCGCCGGTGAGTACATGAAGGGGATGACCTCCATCGTCCGCCGCGAGCCGGTCGGCGTCTGCGCCCAGGTCGCGCCGTGGAACTACCCCCTGCTGATGGCGGTGTGGAAGTTCGCCCCGGCGCTCGCGGCGGGCAACACGGTGGTCCTCAAGCCCTCCGACACCACCCCGGCCTCCACGGTGCTGATGGCCGGGATCATCGGCAGTGTCCTGACGGAGCTGGGACTGCCCCGCGGCATCTTCAACGTGGTCTGCGGCGACCGTGAGACCGGCCGCCTGATGGTGGAGCATCCGACCCCCGCGATGGCCTCCATCACCGGCTCGGTACGCGCCGGCACGCAGGTCGCCGAGTCCGCCTCCAAGGACCTCAAGCGGGTCCACCTGGAACTCGGCGGCAAGGCCCCGGCGGTGGTCTTCGAGGACGCCGACCTGACCGAGGCGATCGAGGACCTGGTGGTCGGCGGCTTCTTCAACGCGGGTCAGGACTGCACGGCCGCGACCCGCGTCCTCGTCCACGAGTCGGTCCACGACGAGTTCGTCGCCGCCCTCGCCAAGGCGGCGGCCGACACCAGGACCGGGCTGCCGGACGACGAGGACGTGCTGTACGGACCGCTGAACAACGCGGACCAGTTGGCCAGGGTCAGCGGCTTCATCGAGCGCCTCCCCGGGCACGCCAAGGTCGAGGCGGGCGGCCACCAGGTCGGCGACAAGGGCTACTTCTACGCCCCGACCGTGGTCTCCGGCCTGAAGCAGGACGACGAGATCGTCCAGCAGGAGGTCTTCGGCCCGGTCATCACCGTCCAGTCCTTCACGGACGAGGCCCAGGCCGTGCGGTACGCCAACGGCGTCGACTACGCGCCGGCCTCCTCGGTGTGGACCAAGGACCACGCGCGGGCGATGCGGATGTCGAAGAACCTCGACTTCGGCTGTGTGTGGATCAACACCCACATGGCACTCGTCGCCGAGATGCCGCACGGCGGATTCAAGAAGTCCGGCTACGGAAAGGACCTCTCCGCGTACGGCTTCGAGGACTACACCCGGATCAAGCACGTCATGACGTCGCTCTGA
- a CDS encoding gamma-glutamyltransferase family protein, with product MFTTRPTLQGTFGMVSSTHWLASQSAMAVLEDGGNAYDAAVAGAFVLHVVEPHLNGPAGEVPILLAPAGGEVRVLCGQGVAPAGATVAHYRGLGLDLVPGTGPLAAAVPGAFDAWLLLLRDHGTKSLADVLKYAIGYAEHGHAPVENVGATVESVRGLFETEWTSSAQVYLPGGQAPRPGELFRNPALAATWRRLLAETEGAGDREARIDAAREVWRCGFIAGALVRQAARPTLDTSGERHTGTLTAADLAVWSAAYESPATYDWNGWTLCKAGPWSQGPALLQQLALLPPELPPYGSADYVHLLIEGCKLAMADREAWYGDAAEVPLGELLSDAYNAGRRALVGAKASYELRPGSPGGRAPRLSEHARVVAAAEPGFDPMGAGEPTIARTSAEPEAAADGSTRGDTCHLDVVDRWGNMIAATPSGGWLQSNPVVPELGFPLGTRLQMTWLEEGLPNSLTPGRRPRTTLTPSIALRDGIPVLAFGTPGGDQQDQWQLHFFLAVALRAPVRGGLDLQGAIDAPNWHNDSFPGSFHPRGRRPGSVTVESRTAPEVVDGLRRRGHDVTVADGWSEGRLCAVARDPATGILSAAANPRGMQGYAVGR from the coding sequence ATGTTCACGACCAGGCCCACGCTCCAGGGCACCTTCGGCATGGTGTCCTCCACCCACTGGCTGGCCTCGCAGTCGGCCATGGCCGTGCTGGAGGACGGCGGCAACGCCTATGACGCCGCCGTAGCGGGCGCGTTCGTGCTGCATGTCGTCGAGCCGCATCTCAACGGGCCCGCCGGTGAGGTGCCGATCCTGCTCGCCCCGGCCGGGGGTGAGGTGCGGGTGTTGTGCGGGCAGGGCGTGGCACCGGCGGGGGCGACGGTCGCGCACTACCGGGGACTCGGTCTGGACCTCGTACCCGGCACGGGCCCGCTGGCCGCGGCCGTGCCGGGCGCGTTCGACGCCTGGCTGCTCCTGCTGCGCGACCACGGCACCAAGTCCCTAGCCGACGTCCTGAAGTACGCCATCGGGTACGCCGAACACGGGCACGCGCCCGTGGAGAACGTCGGCGCGACCGTCGAGAGCGTGCGGGGGCTCTTCGAGACGGAGTGGACCTCGTCGGCCCAGGTGTATCTGCCCGGCGGACAGGCGCCCCGGCCCGGCGAGCTGTTCCGCAACCCCGCCCTCGCGGCCACCTGGAGGCGGCTGCTGGCCGAGACCGAGGGGGCGGGCGACCGGGAGGCGCGGATCGACGCCGCGCGGGAGGTGTGGCGCTGCGGCTTCATCGCCGGGGCACTGGTACGACAGGCCGCGCGGCCCACCCTGGACACCAGCGGCGAGCGGCACACCGGCACGCTCACCGCCGCCGACCTCGCCGTCTGGTCCGCGGCCTACGAGAGCCCCGCGACGTACGACTGGAACGGCTGGACCCTCTGCAAGGCCGGCCCCTGGAGCCAGGGCCCCGCCCTCCTCCAGCAACTCGCCCTGCTTCCGCCCGAGCTGCCGCCGTACGGCTCCGCCGACTACGTCCACCTGCTGATCGAGGGCTGCAAGCTCGCCATGGCCGACCGGGAGGCCTGGTACGGGGACGCGGCCGAGGTGCCGCTCGGCGAGTTGCTGTCGGACGCCTACAACGCCGGGCGGCGGGCGCTCGTCGGGGCCAAGGCCTCGTACGAGCTGCGCCCCGGCAGTCCCGGCGGGCGCGCGCCCCGGCTGAGCGAGCACGCGCGCGTGGTGGCCGCCGCCGAGCCCGGCTTCGACCCGATGGGCGCCGGCGAACCGACCATCGCGAGGACGTCGGCCGAGCCCGAGGCGGCCGCGGACGGCTCCACCCGCGGCGACACCTGTCACCTCGACGTGGTCGACCGCTGGGGGAACATGATCGCCGCCACGCCCAGCGGCGGCTGGCTGCAGTCCAACCCGGTTGTGCCCGAACTCGGCTTCCCGCTCGGCACCCGGCTCCAGATGACCTGGCTGGAGGAGGGCCTGCCCAACTCCCTCACCCCCGGCCGCCGTCCCCGCACCACCCTCACCCCGTCGATCGCGCTGCGCGACGGGATCCCGGTGCTGGCGTTCGGCACGCCCGGCGGCGACCAGCAGGACCAGTGGCAGCTGCACTTCTTCCTGGCCGTCGCCCTGCGCGCCCCCGTCCGCGGCGGCCTCGACCTCCAGGGCGCGATCGACGCCCCCAACTGGCACAACGACAGCTTCCCAGGCTCCTTCCACCCGCGCGGACGGCGGCCGGGAAGCGTGACCGTCGAGTCCCGCACGGCCCCGGAGGTCGTCGACGGGCTGAGGCGGCGCGGCCACGACGTCACGGTCGCCGACGGCTGGTCCGAAGGACGGCTGTGCGCAGTCGCCCGTGACCCGGCGACCGGCATCCTCTCGGCGGCCGCCAATCCGCGGGGCATGCAGGGATACGCGGTCGGCCGCTGA
- a CDS encoding inositol monophosphatase family protein, whose product MIGDTETWGSPLDEALVEEFLTRRSADVEEAVRKAAATEILPRFRRLAEHEIDQKSGPHDLVTDADRLAEEYLTAALGALLPGSVVVGEEAVHANPATYEAIRGDVPVWIVDPVDGTRQFVHGDAGFCTLVALAHRGVLLASWTYAPARDQLATAVRGHGAFLDGERLLAGAPTPGRDLEIATSHPDYTTDEQKRALRGLWTEGVAPRACGSAGLEYLAVAKGELDATGFSWEAAWDHAAGLLLVEEAGGTHLTRTGEPFRITGGNTLPFTAARDAATAHRVMDLLGSAAD is encoded by the coding sequence ATGATCGGAGACACCGAAACCTGGGGGTCCCCCCTGGACGAAGCCCTTGTGGAAGAGTTCCTCACTCGCCGCTCCGCCGACGTGGAAGAGGCGGTGCGCAAGGCTGCCGCGACCGAGATCCTGCCCCGCTTCCGCCGGCTCGCCGAGCACGAGATCGACCAGAAGAGCGGACCGCACGACCTGGTGACGGACGCCGACCGGCTCGCCGAGGAGTACCTCACCGCGGCACTCGGCGCCCTCCTGCCCGGCTCCGTCGTGGTCGGCGAGGAGGCGGTGCACGCCAACCCGGCGACGTACGAGGCGATACGGGGCGACGTGCCGGTCTGGATCGTCGACCCGGTCGACGGCACCCGGCAGTTCGTGCACGGCGACGCCGGCTTCTGCACGCTGGTCGCGCTCGCCCACCGGGGCGTCCTGCTCGCCTCCTGGACCTACGCGCCGGCCCGGGACCAGCTGGCCACGGCCGTCCGGGGCCACGGCGCCTTCCTCGACGGAGAACGGCTCTTGGCGGGCGCGCCGACACCGGGGCGGGACCTGGAGATAGCCACCTCCCACCCGGACTACACGACGGACGAGCAGAAGCGCGCCCTGCGCGGCCTGTGGACCGAGGGCGTCGCACCCCGCGCCTGCGGTTCCGCCGGGCTGGAGTATCTCGCCGTCGCCAAGGGCGAGTTGGACGCCACCGGCTTCAGCTGGGAGGCCGCCTGGGACCACGCGGCGGGCCTGCTCCTTGTCGAGGAGGCCGGCGGCACCCACCTCACCCGCACCGGAGAGCCGTTCCGCATCACCGGCGGCAACACCCTCCCGTTCACGGCGGCCCGGGACGCGGCCACGGCCCACCGGGTGATGGACCTGCTGGGAAGCGCCGCCGACTGA